From the Billgrantia sulfidoxydans genome, one window contains:
- a CDS encoding TRAP transporter large permease has protein sequence MILTMLAVFLAHVLLGLPLFLALLVTAVVGFLFVDPAMIARMLPQQFFGGINVFSLMAIPLFILAGNLMNASGLTERLMGLARLLVGHLRGGLGHVNVVSSVFFAGVNGSAVADTSALGSLLVPAMQKEGYSRAFAAGLTAGSSLIGPIIPPSIFMILYASLTNTSVGDLFLAGVIPGLLLGVAFMGMNAWHAWRHGLPKRGGLPRLGELGLAALAALPALIAPFIIVAGIVLGFVTPTESGALTALYVALCGILLGGLRLGDFWRALLDTARLTSAIFLIMAASATISWLLSYAQVPAQFVSLLAPYIDNAVLILLLLSAITFVTGMFMEEVSALMLLTPIFAPVAMMAGIDPVHLGIVITLNITIALITPPMGACVFVAAAVSRIEIVALFRTIWPFVLTAIGVLLLLILFPQLTLWLPAAIG, from the coding sequence ATGATCCTCACCATGCTGGCGGTGTTCCTCGCCCATGTGCTGCTCGGCCTGCCGCTGTTCCTTGCCCTGCTCGTTACCGCCGTGGTCGGCTTCCTGTTCGTCGACCCTGCGATGATTGCGCGCATGCTGCCGCAGCAGTTCTTCGGCGGTATCAATGTCTTTTCGCTGATGGCCATTCCGCTGTTCATCCTGGCCGGCAACCTGATGAACGCCAGCGGGCTGACCGAGCGCCTGATGGGCCTGGCGCGCCTGCTGGTCGGCCACCTGCGCGGCGGCCTGGGCCATGTCAACGTGGTCTCCAGCGTGTTCTTCGCCGGGGTCAACGGCTCCGCCGTGGCCGACACCTCGGCGCTGGGTTCGCTGCTGGTACCGGCCATGCAGAAGGAGGGCTACTCGCGCGCCTTCGCCGCCGGCCTCACCGCCGGCAGCTCGCTGATCGGGCCGATCATCCCGCCCAGCATCTTCATGATCCTCTACGCCTCGCTGACCAACACCTCGGTGGGCGACCTGTTCCTCGCCGGCGTGATCCCGGGGCTGCTGCTGGGGGTCGCCTTCATGGGCATGAACGCCTGGCATGCCTGGCGCCACGGGCTGCCCAAGCGCGGCGGCTTGCCGCGCCTCGGCGAACTCGGGCTCGCCGCGCTGGCCGCACTGCCGGCACTGATCGCTCCGTTCATCATCGTGGCGGGGATCGTGCTCGGCTTCGTCACGCCGACCGAATCCGGCGCGCTGACGGCACTCTACGTGGCGCTCTGCGGCATCCTGCTCGGCGGCCTGCGTCTCGGCGACTTCTGGCGCGCCCTGCTGGACACGGCCCGCCTCACCTCGGCGATCTTCCTGATCATGGCGGCCTCGGCCACCATCAGTTGGCTGCTCTCCTACGCCCAGGTGCCGGCCCAGTTCGTCTCGCTGCTCGCTCCGTACATCGACAATGCCGTGCTGATCCTGCTGCTGCTCAGTGCCATCACCTTCGTCACCGGCATGTTCATGGAGGAGGTGTCGGCGCTGATGCTGCTCACGCCGATCTTCGCCCCGGTGGCGATGATGGCGGGCATCGACCCGGTGCACCTGGGCATCGTCATCACGCTCAACATCACCATCGCCCTGATCACGCCGCCCATGGGCGCCTGCGTGTTCGTCGCCGCCGCCGTCAGCCGCATCGAGATCGTCGCGCTGTTCCGCACCATCTGGCCCTTCGTGCTGACGGCCATCGGCGTGCTGCTCCTGCTGATTCTCTTTCCGCAGCTGACACTCTGGCTGCCCGCTGCCATTGGATAG
- a CDS encoding dipeptidase, which yields MTPQDLHDDAIVIDGLIIAKWNRELFEDMRRGGLTAANCTVSVWEGFQATVDNIVKSNQLMAECSDLVRPVRTTADITRAKEEGKTGIIYGFQNAHAFEDQIGYVEVFKQLGVGIVQMCYNTQNLVGTGCYERDGGLSGFGREIVAEMNRVGIMCDLSHVGSKTSEEVILESKKPVCYSHCLPSGLKEHPRNKSDEELRFIAEHGGFVGVTMFTPFLRAGVDATVDDYVEAIEYVMNIVGEDAIGIGTDFTQGHGKDFFEWLTHDKGYARRLTSFGKIINPEGIRTIGEFPNLTEALLRRGFSETQTRKIMGENWVRILKDVWGS from the coding sequence ATGACGCCCCAAGACCTGCACGACGATGCCATCGTCATCGACGGCCTGATCATCGCCAAGTGGAACCGCGAGCTGTTCGAGGACATGCGCCGCGGTGGCCTCACCGCTGCCAACTGCACCGTCTCGGTGTGGGAGGGCTTCCAGGCCACCGTCGACAACATCGTCAAGTCGAACCAGCTGATGGCCGAGTGCAGCGACCTGGTGCGTCCGGTGCGCACCACCGCCGACATCACCCGGGCCAAGGAGGAGGGCAAGACCGGCATCATCTACGGGTTCCAGAACGCCCACGCCTTCGAGGACCAGATCGGCTACGTCGAGGTCTTCAAGCAGCTCGGCGTCGGCATCGTGCAGATGTGCTACAACACCCAGAACCTGGTGGGGACCGGCTGCTACGAGCGCGACGGCGGCCTGTCCGGCTTCGGTCGCGAGATCGTCGCCGAAATGAACCGCGTCGGCATCATGTGCGACCTCTCCCATGTCGGTTCCAAGACCTCCGAGGAGGTGATCCTCGAATCGAAGAAGCCGGTCTGCTACTCCCACTGCCTGCCGTCCGGCCTCAAGGAGCATCCGCGCAACAAGTCCGACGAGGAGCTGCGCTTCATCGCCGAGCACGGCGGCTTCGTCGGCGTGACCATGTTCACCCCCTTCCTGCGTGCCGGCGTCGACGCCACCGTCGACGACTACGTCGAGGCCATCGAGTACGTGATGAACATCGTCGGTGAGGACGCCATCGGCATCGGCACCGATTTCACCCAGGGCCACGGCAAGGACTTCTTCGAGTGGCTGACCCACGACAAGGGCTACGCCCGTCGCCTGACCAGCTTCGGCAAGATCATCAATCCCGAGGGCATCCGCACCATCGGCGAGTTCCCCAACCTGACCGAGGCGCTGCTGCGCCGTGGGTTCAGCGAGACTCAGACACGCAAGATCATGGGCGAGAACTGGGTGCGAATCTTGAAAGACGTTTGGGGTTCTTAA
- a CDS encoding (Fe-S)-binding protein: protein MLDTLLPILIFSALALAVIGAVRRIRLWRQGRPARVDLLRGLAAMPRRYLVDLHHVVARDKVMSHTHVATAGGFVAAAVLMILVHGLGLANPILGGLLLLASAAMFAGSLFVAKRRRNPPARLSKGPWMRLPKSLMAFSLSVFLLTLPTLGVLPEGTGSGILALALAAVLVWGLGEMFFGMTWGGPMKHAFAGALHLAFHRRPERFGEGNRSTGLKALKLDDPWAPLGVETPSDFTWNQLLGFDACVQCGRCEAVCPAFAAGQPLNPKKLIQDMVVGMAGGSDAHYAGSPYPGKPVGEHVGTPHGPIVARQGTALVDAETLWSCTTCRACVEECPMMIEHVDAIVDMRRFLTLEHGNTPGKGAEVLDNLIATDNPGGFDPGSRMHWAADLNLPLMRDVGEAEVLLWLGDGVFDMRNQRTLRALVKVLRAAEVDFAVLGNEERDSGDVARRLGDEATFQSLAKRNIATLSQYRFRRIVTCDPHSFHVLKNEYGELGGVYEVRHHSTYLAELFEAGRLHFAPWKGGSVTYHDPCYLGRYNGEYEAPRNVLKALGIEVAEMQRSGFRSRCCGGGGGAPITDIPGKQRIPDMRMNDVKETGAELVAVGCPQCTAMLEGVVDASAEVRDIAELVADALMERPAHSGHDSTRTSQPVAETRPVVKEVTP, encoded by the coding sequence ATGCTCGACACCCTCCTGCCGATACTGATCTTCTCCGCCCTGGCGCTGGCCGTGATCGGCGCCGTGCGGCGCATTCGCCTGTGGCGCCAGGGGCGGCCCGCCCGGGTCGACCTGCTGCGCGGGCTCGCCGCCATGCCGCGGCGCTACCTGGTGGACCTGCACCACGTGGTGGCGCGCGACAAGGTGATGTCCCATACCCATGTGGCCACCGCCGGCGGCTTCGTCGCGGCGGCCGTGCTGATGATCCTGGTGCATGGCCTGGGGCTGGCCAACCCCATCCTCGGCGGGCTGCTGCTGCTGGCCAGCGCCGCCATGTTCGCCGGCAGCCTGTTCGTCGCCAAACGACGGCGCAACCCGCCGGCGCGGCTCTCCAAGGGGCCATGGATGCGCCTGCCGAAGAGCCTGATGGCGTTCTCGCTGAGCGTGTTCCTGCTCACCCTGCCGACGCTAGGGGTCCTTCCCGAAGGAACGGGCAGCGGGATCCTCGCCCTGGCGCTGGCCGCGGTGCTGGTGTGGGGCCTGGGCGAGATGTTCTTCGGCATGACCTGGGGCGGGCCGATGAAGCACGCCTTCGCCGGCGCCCTGCATCTGGCCTTCCATCGCCGCCCCGAACGCTTCGGTGAGGGCAACCGCTCCACCGGGCTCAAGGCACTGAAGCTGGACGACCCCTGGGCGCCGCTCGGCGTCGAGACGCCCAGCGACTTCACCTGGAACCAACTGCTCGGCTTCGATGCCTGCGTCCAGTGCGGTCGCTGCGAGGCGGTATGCCCGGCGTTCGCCGCCGGCCAACCGCTCAACCCCAAGAAGCTGATCCAGGACATGGTCGTCGGCATGGCCGGCGGCAGCGATGCCCACTATGCCGGTTCGCCCTACCCGGGCAAGCCGGTGGGAGAGCACGTCGGGACCCCCCACGGCCCCATCGTGGCTCGCCAGGGCACTGCCCTGGTCGATGCCGAGACGCTGTGGTCGTGCACCACCTGTCGTGCCTGCGTCGAGGAGTGCCCGATGATGATCGAGCACGTCGATGCCATCGTCGACATGCGCCGCTTCCTGACCCTGGAGCATGGCAATACGCCGGGCAAGGGAGCCGAGGTGCTCGACAATCTGATCGCCACCGACAACCCCGGTGGCTTCGACCCCGGCTCGCGCATGCACTGGGCGGCGGACCTCAACCTGCCGCTGATGCGCGACGTGGGGGAGGCCGAGGTGTTGCTGTGGCTGGGCGACGGGGTCTTCGACATGCGCAACCAGCGCACCCTGAGAGCCTTGGTGAAGGTGCTGCGCGCGGCCGAGGTCGACTTCGCCGTGCTCGGCAACGAGGAGCGCGACAGCGGCGACGTGGCGCGCCGCCTGGGCGACGAGGCGACCTTCCAGTCGCTGGCCAAGCGCAATATCGCGACCCTGTCACAGTATCGCTTCCGGCGCATCGTCACCTGCGACCCGCACAGCTTCCATGTGCTGAAGAACGAGTACGGCGAGCTGGGCGGCGTGTATGAGGTGCGCCACCACAGCACCTACCTGGCCGAACTGTTCGAGGCGGGCCGGCTGCACTTCGCGCCCTGGAAGGGGGGCTCGGTCACCTATCACGACCCCTGCTATCTCGGCCGCTACAACGGTGAGTACGAGGCACCGCGCAACGTGCTCAAGGCGTTGGGCATCGAGGTGGCCGAGATGCAGCGTTCGGGGTTCCGTTCGCGCTGTTGCGGCGGCGGCGGCGGTGCGCCGATCACCGACATCCCCGGCAAGCAGCGGATTCCCGACATGCGCATGAATGACGTCAAGGAGACCGGCGCCGAGCTGGTGGCGGTGGGCTGCCCGCAGTGCACCGCCATGCTCGAAGGGGTGGTCGATGCCAGCGCCGAGGTGCGCGACATCGCCGAGCTGGTGGCCGACGCCCTGATGGAGCGCCCCGCTCACTCCGGCCACGATAGCACCCGTACCTCGCAGCCTGTCGCCGAGACTCGTCCGGTGGTGAAGGAGGTGACACCATGA
- a CDS encoding TRAP transporter small permease: protein MPSLRQRVLAVSRTLILTLAATLLLINLAAILYGVFMRYLAGGAPIWTDELARFLIIATVMLAAGAVWIEGGHMRVALIERLLPRGLARVLNLYQWLLTLVLALGGAWFSYRYALSVGMFTTSGLGISRTIPLMSLPLGFALLAWHALWYGPAPLPTITEEVA from the coding sequence ATGCCTTCGCTTCGCCAACGGGTGCTGGCCGTGAGCCGGACACTCATCCTGACGCTTGCGGCCACGCTGCTGCTGATCAACCTGGCGGCCATCCTCTACGGCGTCTTCATGCGCTACCTGGCCGGCGGGGCCCCGATCTGGACCGATGAACTGGCACGCTTCCTGATCATCGCCACCGTGATGCTCGCCGCCGGTGCCGTGTGGATCGAGGGAGGCCATATGCGCGTGGCGCTGATCGAGCGGCTGCTGCCGCGCGGCCTGGCGCGGGTGCTCAACCTCTACCAGTGGTTGCTCACTCTGGTTCTGGCCCTGGGCGGCGCCTGGTTCAGCTACCGCTACGCCCTGTCGGTGGGCATGTTCACCACCTCCGGGCTCGGCATCAGTCGCACGATACCGCTGATGTCGCTGCCGCTGGGCTTCGCCCTGCTCGCCTGGCACGCGCTGTGGTACGGCCCGGCACCGCTGCCGACGATCACCGAGGAGGTCGCATGA
- the dgcA gene encoding dimethylglycine demethylation protein DgcA: MAFDAIFEPIQIGKLTIRNRVVSTAHAEVHATDGGMTTERYVRYYEEKAKGGCGLCICGGSSVVSIDSPQGWWSSVNLSTDRIIPHFQNLADAVHKHGGKIMIQITHMGRRSRWDGFDWPTLVSPSGIREPVHRSTCKTIEEEEIWRIVGDFAQAARRAKEGGLDGVELSAVHQHLIDQFWSPRVNKRTDQWGGSFENRMRFGMEVLKAVRAEVGDDFVVGMRICGDEFHPDGLTHEDMKQIAAYYDATGQVDFFGVIGSGCDTHNTLANVIPNMSYPPEPFLHLAAGIKEVVSVPVIHAQNIKDPNQAQRILEGGYVDLVGMTRAHIADPHLIAKIKMGQVDQIKQCVGANYCIDRQYQGLDVLCIQNAATSREYMGLPHIIEKSEGPKRKVVVVGGGPGGMEAARVAAERGHDVTLFEAAEQLGGQITIAAQAPQRDQIAGITRWYQLELARLNVDLRLGTRADEATLEDLRPDVVILATGGQPFLSQFPEWGYSENPEESLVVSTWDVLSGKVEPGKNVLIYDAICEFSGVSAADYLADKGAKVEIVTDDIKPGAAVGGTTFPTYYRSLYEKEVIMTSDLMLHKVYREGGSLVAVLENEYTGALEERVVDQVVVENGVRPDEALYYALKERSRNRGQVDLEALYAAKAQPCLAEEGDGYLLFRLGDCTAPRNTHAAIYDALRLCKDL; this comes from the coding sequence ATGGCATTCGACGCGATCTTCGAGCCGATCCAGATCGGCAAGCTGACCATCCGCAACCGCGTGGTCAGCACCGCCCATGCCGAGGTGCATGCCACCGACGGCGGCATGACCACCGAGCGTTACGTCAGGTACTACGAGGAGAAGGCCAAGGGCGGCTGCGGCCTGTGCATCTGCGGCGGCTCCTCCGTCGTTTCCATCGACAGCCCCCAGGGCTGGTGGAGCTCGGTCAATCTCTCCACCGACCGGATCATTCCTCACTTCCAGAATCTCGCCGATGCCGTGCACAAGCACGGCGGCAAGATCATGATCCAGATCACCCACATGGGGCGGCGCTCGCGCTGGGACGGCTTCGACTGGCCGACCCTGGTGTCGCCCTCGGGCATTCGCGAGCCGGTGCATCGCTCCACCTGCAAGACCATCGAGGAGGAGGAGATCTGGCGCATCGTCGGCGATTTCGCCCAGGCGGCGCGGCGGGCCAAGGAGGGGGGCCTCGACGGAGTCGAGCTCTCCGCCGTGCACCAGCACCTGATCGACCAGTTCTGGAGCCCGCGGGTCAACAAGCGCACCGACCAGTGGGGCGGCAGCTTCGAGAACCGCATGCGCTTCGGCATGGAGGTACTCAAGGCAGTACGCGCCGAGGTCGGCGACGACTTCGTCGTCGGCATGCGCATCTGTGGCGACGAATTCCATCCCGACGGCCTGACCCACGAGGACATGAAGCAGATCGCGGCTTACTACGATGCCACCGGCCAGGTCGACTTCTTCGGCGTGATCGGTTCCGGCTGCGACACGCACAACACCCTGGCCAACGTGATTCCCAACATGTCCTACCCGCCGGAGCCGTTCCTGCACCTGGCGGCGGGCATCAAGGAAGTGGTCAGCGTGCCGGTGATCCACGCCCAGAACATCAAGGATCCCAACCAGGCCCAGCGTATCCTCGAGGGAGGCTACGTCGACCTGGTGGGCATGACCCGTGCGCACATCGCCGACCCGCACCTGATCGCCAAGATCAAGATGGGCCAGGTCGACCAGATCAAGCAGTGCGTGGGCGCCAACTATTGCATCGACCGCCAGTACCAGGGCCTCGACGTGCTGTGCATCCAGAACGCCGCGACCTCCCGTGAGTACATGGGCCTGCCGCACATCATCGAGAAGTCCGAGGGACCCAAGCGCAAGGTGGTGGTGGTCGGTGGCGGCCCCGGCGGCATGGAGGCGGCCCGCGTCGCCGCCGAGCGTGGCCATGACGTCACCCTGTTCGAGGCCGCGGAGCAGCTCGGCGGCCAGATCACCATCGCCGCCCAGGCGCCGCAGCGCGACCAGATCGCCGGCATCACCCGCTGGTACCAGCTGGAGCTGGCGCGCCTGAACGTCGACCTGCGCCTCGGCACCCGCGCCGACGAGGCGACCCTCGAGGACCTGCGTCCCGACGTCGTGATTCTCGCCACCGGCGGCCAGCCCTTCCTCAGCCAGTTCCCCGAGTGGGGCTACTCGGAGAACCCCGAGGAGAGCCTGGTGGTGAGCACCTGGGACGTGCTCTCGGGCAAGGTAGAGCCGGGCAAGAACGTGCTGATCTACGACGCCATCTGCGAGTTCTCGGGCGTCTCGGCGGCGGACTATCTGGCCGACAAGGGCGCCAAGGTCGAGATCGTCACCGACGACATCAAGCCGGGCGCGGCGGTGGGCGGTACGACCTTCCCGACCTATTACCGCAGCCTCTACGAGAAGGAGGTGATCATGACCTCCGACCTGATGCTGCACAAGGTCTACCGCGAGGGCGGCAGCCTGGTGGCGGTGCTCGAGAACGAGTACACCGGCGCCCTGGAGGAGCGGGTGGTCGACCAGGTGGTGGTGGAGAACGGCGTACGCCCGGACGAGGCGCTCTACTACGCGCTCAAAGAGCGCTCGCGTAACCGCGGCCAGGTGGATCTCGAGGCGCTCTACGCGGCCAAGGCGCAGCCCTGCCTCGCCGAGGAGGGTGACGGCTACCTGCTGTTCCGCCTGGGCGACTGCACGGCGCCGCGCAATACGCATGCGGCCATCTATGACGCCCTGCGGCTGTGCAAGGACCTCTGA
- a CDS encoding GlxA family transcriptional regulator, whose amino-acid sequence MSSQASSASHAPSKEPAPQTLGFLLLDNFTLFSLASAIEPLRMANQLAGRELYRWFTLSIDGGPISASDGLRVTPDGAISMPLALDMVIVCGGVGPARAVQREHVSWLQSQARLSRRLGGICTGSWALAKAGLLDGYETSVHWECLAAMRESFPRAVLTTRLFSIDRDRATASGGTAPLDMMLTLIGREHGRELSAGISEMFICERMRGEHDHQRIPLKHVLGTTQPKLLEIVALMEANLEEPIALEELATYVDVSRRQLERLFQKYLNCSPSRYYLKLRLTRARQLLKQTSMSIIEVASACGFVSTPHFSKCYREFFGLPPREERLGMSPLRPPVLAEQPSGSLLLQPVAFQPVAEQPISAALMALDNARGEPTYASVRLDH is encoded by the coding sequence ATGTCTTCCCAGGCTTCATCCGCTTCCCACGCCCCGAGCAAGGAGCCGGCGCCCCAGACGCTGGGTTTCCTGCTGCTGGACAATTTCACCCTGTTCTCGCTGGCCTCGGCCATCGAACCGCTGCGCATGGCCAATCAGCTGGCCGGGCGCGAACTGTATCGCTGGTTCACGCTGAGCATCGACGGCGGCCCGATCTCGGCCAGCGACGGGCTGCGGGTCACGCCCGACGGCGCCATCAGCATGCCGCTGGCGCTGGACATGGTCATCGTCTGCGGCGGCGTGGGGCCGGCGCGGGCCGTGCAGCGCGAGCACGTCTCCTGGCTGCAGTCCCAGGCGCGCCTGTCGCGGCGGCTGGGCGGCATCTGCACCGGCAGCTGGGCGCTGGCCAAGGCGGGGCTGCTGGACGGCTACGAGACCAGCGTGCACTGGGAGTGTCTGGCGGCGATGCGCGAGTCGTTCCCCCGCGCCGTGCTCACCACCCGGCTGTTCTCCATCGATCGCGACCGGGCCACCGCCTCCGGCGGCACCGCGCCGCTGGACATGATGCTGACCCTGATCGGTCGCGAGCACGGTCGCGAACTTTCGGCGGGCATCTCCGAGATGTTCATCTGCGAACGTATGCGCGGCGAGCACGACCATCAGCGGATACCGCTCAAGCACGTGCTCGGTACCACCCAGCCCAAGCTGCTCGAGATCGTCGCGCTGATGGAGGCCAACCTGGAGGAGCCCATCGCGCTCGAGGAACTGGCTACCTACGTCGACGTCTCGCGCCGGCAGCTCGAGCGGCTGTTCCAGAAGTACCTCAACTGCTCGCCGTCGCGCTACTACCTCAAGCTGCGCCTGACCCGGGCGCGCCAGCTGCTCAAGCAGACCTCGATGTCGATCATCGAGGTCGCCTCGGCCTGCGGCTTCGTCTCCACGCCGCACTTCTCCAAGTGCTATCGCGAGTTCTTCGGCCTGCCGCCGCGAGAGGAGCGCCTGGGCATGAGCCCGCTGCGGCCGCCGGTGCTGGCCGAGCAGCCGTCGGGCAGCCTGCTGCTGCAGCCGGTCGCCTTCCAGCCCGTGGCGGAGCAGCCGATCTCGGCGGCGCTGATGGCGCTCGACAACGCTCGCGGTGAGCCGACCTACGCCAGCGTACGCCTGGACCATTGA
- a CDS encoding 4-vinyl reductase yields the protein MTKMAPELPIEVDSETGVWTTDALPMLYVPRHFFINNHTAVAEALGVDKYAEILYRAGYKSAWHWCEKEAELHGLAGVEVFEHYMLRLSQRGWGKFVTEEIDLDAGTARVRLEHSAFVYQLGKTGHKEEYMFTGWFAGAMDQILAARGSALRTVAEQTQSAAEPGCDVGIFIVKPLPDARG from the coding sequence GTGACCAAGATGGCCCCTGAACTGCCCATCGAAGTGGATAGCGAAACCGGCGTGTGGACCACCGACGCCCTGCCGATGCTCTACGTGCCGCGGCACTTCTTTATCAACAACCACACCGCCGTCGCCGAGGCGCTGGGTGTGGACAAGTATGCCGAGATTCTCTACCGCGCCGGCTACAAGAGCGCCTGGCACTGGTGCGAGAAGGAGGCCGAACTGCACGGCCTGGCAGGCGTCGAGGTGTTCGAACACTACATGCTGCGCCTCTCCCAGCGCGGCTGGGGCAAGTTCGTGACCGAAGAGATCGATCTCGATGCCGGCACCGCCCGGGTACGCCTGGAGCACAGCGCCTTCGTCTATCAGCTCGGCAAGACGGGGCACAAGGAGGAGTACATGTTCACCGGCTGGTTCGCCGGCGCCATGGACCAGATCCTCGCCGCCCGCGGCAGTGCCCTGCGCACCGTCGCCGAGCAGACCCAGAGCGCCGCCGAACCCGGCTGCGACGTGGGTATCTTCATCGTCAAGCCGTTGCCCGACGCCCGGGGTTGA
- a CDS encoding LysR family transcriptional regulator gives MLNQRALAYLNEVIRQGSLRRAAARLDVDASAISRQLRALEEDLGIKLCERHGGGMRPTEAGRLLVRHFHSQRAAEEAVLSQLMAIQGLARGEVRIAVGEGFIADLIAAPLGAFMSAFAGINVEIRMAGVNEAMSLLKDMEVDLALLYVPPVDPLIRCHVETRQPLDLIVPPRHCLAELARPVRLRDLQGAPLALMDNPFGMRQMVNMVAHQERVHLDARLHTNSVAVLKNFVRSGIGVTFMPELTVSDEIQRGEILALPMAYPVMNGARAQIVSLEGRELTMAAKACVAHLRQGMRFFRGDAPRLGES, from the coding sequence ATGCTCAATCAGCGTGCCCTTGCCTATCTCAACGAAGTGATCCGCCAAGGCTCGCTGCGCCGCGCCGCCGCCAGGCTCGACGTGGATGCCTCGGCGATCAGCCGTCAGCTCAGGGCGCTGGAGGAAGACCTCGGCATCAAGCTGTGCGAGCGGCACGGCGGCGGCATGCGCCCCACCGAGGCGGGACGCCTGCTGGTCCGCCACTTCCACTCTCAGCGCGCCGCCGAGGAGGCCGTGCTGTCGCAGCTGATGGCGATCCAGGGACTGGCCCGCGGCGAGGTACGCATCGCCGTGGGCGAGGGCTTCATCGCCGACCTGATCGCTGCGCCGCTGGGCGCGTTCATGTCCGCCTTCGCCGGCATCAACGTAGAGATCCGCATGGCGGGGGTCAACGAGGCGATGTCGCTGCTCAAGGACATGGAGGTCGACCTGGCGCTGCTCTACGTACCGCCGGTCGACCCGTTGATTCGCTGCCACGTGGAGACCCGCCAGCCGCTGGACCTGATCGTGCCACCGAGGCATTGCCTGGCCGAACTGGCACGGCCGGTACGGCTGCGTGACCTGCAGGGCGCGCCCTTGGCACTGATGGACAATCCCTTCGGCATGCGCCAGATGGTCAACATGGTGGCCCACCAGGAGCGAGTGCACCTCGACGCCCGCCTGCATACCAACTCCGTGGCGGTACTGAAAAACTTCGTGCGCTCCGGCATCGGCGTGACCTTCATGCCCGAGCTGACCGTGAGCGACGAGATCCAGCGCGGCGAGATCCTCGCCCTGCCCATGGCCTACCCGGTCATGAACGGCGCCCGTGCACAGATCGTCAGCCTGGAGGGGCGCGAGCTCACCATGGCGGCCAAAGCCTGCGTCGCGCATCTACGCCAAGGCATGCGCTTCTTCCGAGGCGACGCCCCCAGACTGGGCGAGTCGTAG
- the dctP gene encoding TRAP transporter substrate-binding protein DctP produces MIRDLPSVLKGLAVAGLLAGALAAGTAQAATTINLSYNGAPDPDKNAVHVFATNLKELVEEKTGGELQLELYPNSMLGEEEDRMEQTMNTSSLNVASFAGVSPLVEEIFVSAIPFLFEDFEAARSFFDEGEYWNEIESTLHERAGIEMLAVVEEGGFLAFTNNKKPITHPDDFEGLRFRAMDPSQVALYESFGASGTPIPWTEVYMALRTGVADGQMNPPMYIILGSLYEVQDYLTLANIQYSNQFLVGNAEMIEGWDEATREAFLDAVAEANRNAREHNEAKVEERIAFLEEQGMEVIRPSEDDIAAFREVGQPAYLEWLRERGIDQRWIDLALEDAGMTELLD; encoded by the coding sequence ATGATCCGCGACCTGCCCTCCGTGCTGAAGGGACTCGCCGTTGCCGGCCTGCTGGCCGGCGCCCTGGCGGCCGGCACCGCTCAGGCGGCCACCACCATCAACCTGAGCTACAACGGCGCCCCCGACCCGGACAAGAACGCCGTGCATGTCTTTGCCACCAACCTCAAGGAACTGGTCGAGGAGAAGACGGGCGGCGAACTTCAACTCGAGCTTTATCCCAACAGCATGCTCGGCGAGGAAGAGGATCGCATGGAGCAGACCATGAACACGTCGAGCCTCAACGTGGCCTCGTTCGCCGGCGTGTCACCCCTGGTCGAGGAGATCTTCGTCAGCGCCATTCCGTTCCTGTTCGAGGACTTCGAGGCGGCACGCAGCTTCTTCGACGAAGGCGAGTACTGGAACGAGATCGAGAGCACCCTGCACGAACGTGCCGGCATCGAGATGCTCGCCGTGGTGGAAGAGGGCGGCTTCCTCGCCTTCACCAACAACAAGAAGCCGATCACCCACCCCGACGACTTCGAGGGCCTGCGCTTCCGCGCCATGGACCCGAGCCAGGTGGCGCTCTATGAGTCCTTCGGCGCCTCGGGCACACCGATTCCCTGGACCGAGGTCTACATGGCCCTGCGTACCGGGGTCGCCGATGGGCAGATGAACCCCCCGATGTACATCATCCTCGGCAGCCTCTACGAGGTGCAGGATTATCTCACCCTGGCCAACATCCAGTACTCCAACCAGTTCCTGGTCGGCAACGCCGAGATGATCGAGGGCTGGGACGAGGCCACCCGCGAGGCCTTCCTCGACGCCGTGGCCGAGGCCAACCGCAACGCCCGTGAGCACAACGAGGCGAAGGTGGAAGAGCGCATCGCCTTCCTCGAGGAGCAGGGCATGGAAGTGATCCGCCCTTCCGAGGATGACATCGCCGCCTTCCGCGAGGTGGGCCAGCCGGCCTATCTGGAATGGCTGCGCGAGCGCGGCATCGACCAGCGCTGGATCGATCTGGCGCTGGAGGATGCCGGCATGACCGAGCTGCTCGACTGA